A window of Psychromonas sp. CNPT3 contains these coding sequences:
- the fldB gene encoding flavodoxin FldB — MKIGLFYASSTCYTEIVAEKIQAFIGDDLVDIYNIKETGLSQIKDYDIVIFGISTWDYGELQEDWGALWSEVSALEVSGKIIAIFGLGDQQGYGDWFIDAVGMLHDELCAQSPTFVGKWPVQGYEFGASKALCADKQHFLGLAIDEDSQYELTDERIETWCLQILDEIQSHL, encoded by the coding sequence ATGAAAATCGGCTTATTTTATGCGTCTAGTACATGTTACACCGAAATTGTGGCAGAAAAAATCCAAGCTTTTATCGGTGACGATCTCGTTGATATTTATAACATAAAAGAGACTGGGCTGAGCCAAATAAAAGACTATGATATTGTTATTTTTGGAATATCTACCTGGGACTATGGTGAATTACAAGAAGATTGGGGCGCTTTATGGAGTGAAGTCTCCGCATTAGAGGTAAGCGGCAAAATAATCGCCATTTTTGGATTAGGCGATCAGCAAGGATACGGAGACTGGTTTATAGATGCCGTTGGCATGTTACATGATGAATTATGTGCACAGTCACCTACGTTTGTTGGGAAGTGGCCAGTTCAAGGTTATGAGTTTGGTGCATCAAAAGCGCTCTGCGCAGATAAACAACATTTTTTAGGTCTGGCTATCGATGAAGACTCTCAATACGAACTCACTGATGAGCGAATTGAAACCTGGTGTTTACAAATTTTAGACGAAATACAATCGCACCTATAA
- the xerD gene encoding site-specific tyrosine recombinase XerD has translation MQALTIDQFLDSLWLERGLSQNTLASYRFDLCLVQNFLEANNKVLAEASYQDLCDYFSFRLYSDIAYKNSSTARLMSALRRYYQFLCREKLRDDDPSAKLQSPKTLKPLPKSLSESEVDGLLSAPDLSDSVQFRDKAMLELLYATGLRVSELVGLQMQELNLQQGVVRVTGKGEKTRLVPLGEEANYWVDRYIEEVRPELLKGRSCDILFPSRRGSQMVRQTFWHRIKYYALRCNIDKTLISPHVLRHAFATHLLNYGADLRVVQMLLGHSDLSSTQIYTHIAQDRLKELHKMHHPRA, from the coding sequence ATGCAAGCGTTAACGATTGACCAATTTTTAGATTCACTGTGGCTAGAGCGAGGCTTATCACAAAACACATTAGCGTCTTATCGCTTTGATTTGTGTTTGGTGCAGAATTTTTTAGAAGCAAATAATAAAGTGTTAGCAGAAGCCAGTTATCAAGATCTCTGTGATTATTTTAGCTTCCGTTTATACTCGGACATCGCATATAAAAACAGTTCAACGGCACGCTTAATGAGTGCCTTACGTCGCTATTATCAATTTTTATGTCGCGAGAAATTACGAGATGACGATCCGAGTGCCAAACTACAAAGTCCCAAAACATTAAAGCCATTACCTAAATCGTTGTCTGAGTCAGAAGTTGACGGACTTTTATCCGCGCCAGATTTAAGTGATAGCGTACAGTTTAGGGATAAAGCGATGCTCGAATTGTTATATGCAACGGGTCTGCGTGTTTCAGAGCTCGTAGGTTTACAAATGCAAGAGTTAAACTTACAACAAGGCGTAGTGCGAGTGACGGGTAAAGGCGAAAAAACACGTCTCGTGCCACTGGGCGAAGAGGCCAATTATTGGGTGGATCGCTATATTGAAGAGGTTCGCCCTGAATTACTCAAGGGGCGAAGCTGTGATATTCTTTTTCCAAGTCGACGTGGTTCGCAAATGGTAAGGCAAACATTTTGGCATCGTATTAAATATTATGCGTTACGTTGCAATATCGATAAGACCTTAATATCTCCGCATGTGTTGCGCCACGCCTTTGCAACGCATCTTTTAAATTATGGCGCCGATTTGCGCGTGGTACAAATGCTTCTGGGTCATAGCGACCTCTCTAGCACCCAAATATATACGCATATTGCGCAAGATAGATTAAAAGAATTGCATAAAATGCATCATCCACGCGCTTAA
- the epmB gene encoding EF-P beta-lysylation protein EpmB, which translates to MKIINVNNTDTAPSWQKELANAIKNPQQLLELLDLNPEMFALSEPARKNFPMLVPLPFIKKMKKGDINDPLLRQVLPITDEDKQVEGYSIDPLLEHDNSIQGVLHKYKSRILLVLKSGCAVNCRYCFRRHFPYQDNNLNKKQLAEVILYLKAHPDVNEVILSGGDPLMSKDDFLDYVINELQQLKQLKRLRIHTRLPVVIPQRVTDRLCEILKATRLQVVFVVHINHAHEIDKAFKIAMLKLHHAGIQLLNQSVLLRGVNDNAEALVALSEALFDAHILPYYLFLLDKVQGAQHFDLEEQKAKALLLEISAALPGYLVPRLSREIAGEKSKTLITPL; encoded by the coding sequence ATGAAAATAATTAACGTGAATAATACCGATACAGCGCCCTCTTGGCAAAAAGAACTCGCCAATGCGATTAAAAATCCACAGCAACTATTGGAATTATTAGACTTAAATCCCGAAATGTTTGCTTTAAGCGAGCCTGCTCGTAAAAACTTTCCAATGTTAGTGCCTTTACCTTTTATCAAAAAAATGAAAAAAGGTGACATTAACGATCCGCTTTTAAGACAAGTGTTGCCAATCACGGATGAAGATAAACAAGTCGAAGGCTATAGCATCGATCCATTACTAGAGCACGATAATAGCATCCAAGGTGTCTTACATAAGTATAAAAGTCGCATTTTATTGGTTTTAAAGTCAGGATGCGCTGTTAACTGCCGTTATTGTTTCCGTAGGCACTTCCCCTATCAAGACAATAACTTAAATAAAAAACAATTGGCAGAGGTGATCCTTTATCTAAAAGCGCACCCAGATGTCAATGAGGTGATCTTAAGTGGGGGCGACCCATTGATGAGCAAAGATGATTTTTTAGATTATGTGATCAATGAACTACAACAGTTAAAACAATTAAAACGCTTACGTATCCACACGCGTTTACCTGTTGTTATCCCGCAACGCGTCACCGATAGGCTTTGTGAAATATTAAAAGCCACGCGCTTACAAGTTGTTTTCGTCGTACATATTAACCATGCGCATGAAATTGATAAGGCCTTTAAAATAGCGATGCTAAAACTCCACCATGCGGGCATTCAACTTCTTAATCAAAGTGTCTTGTTACGAGGCGTCAATGATAACGCAGAGGCACTCGTCGCGCTTAGCGAGGCCCTGTTTGACGCACACATCCTCCCTTATTACTTATTTCTACTTGATAAAGTACAAGGCGCACAACATTTTGACTTAGAAGAGCAAAAAGCCAAAGCACTGCTTTTAGAGATAAGCGCTGCCCTACCGGGTTATTTAGTGCCTCGACTAAGCCGCGAAATCGCGGGAGAAAAAAGTAAAACATTAATAACTCCGCTATAA